A genomic segment from Bacillus mesophilus encodes:
- a CDS encoding RNA polymerase sigma factor: MGEHDIELYHLVQQDDKQALEALYDRYEKLLYSFSYRITGQKELSEEVVQEVFIKLWTKKGIYDKSKGKFSSWLLTVARNTTIDMLRKRKESTYTIEERDSIHSNEPLTEDLVEWKEEGASLRQAVSKLGEEQQKMIELFYFKGVSQQKIADSCQIPLGTVKGRIRLALQHLRKNLPNSKERGV; this comes from the coding sequence ATGGGAGAACATGATATAGAGCTTTATCACCTGGTTCAACAGGATGATAAGCAAGCATTAGAAGCTTTGTACGACCGATATGAAAAGCTTCTATATTCTTTTTCATATCGAATAACAGGTCAAAAGGAATTGTCTGAAGAAGTTGTCCAAGAGGTCTTTATAAAGCTTTGGACGAAAAAAGGGATTTATGATAAATCAAAAGGGAAATTTTCATCCTGGCTATTAACGGTTGCCCGAAACACGACCATTGATATGCTCCGTAAAAGAAAAGAGAGTACCTACACGATAGAGGAGCGCGACTCCATTCATAGCAATGAACCCTTAACAGAGGACCTTGTAGAATGGAAGGAAGAGGGAGCTAGTCTTAGGCAGGCTGTCTCAAAGTTAGGAGAAGAACAACAAAAGATGATTGAGTTATTTTATTTTAAAGGTGTATCCCAACAAAAGATTGCTGATTCTTGCCAAATCCCACTTGGAACCGTGAAGGGACGAATACGATTAGCACTTCAGCATCTTCGGAAAAATCTACCAAACTCCAAGGAAAGGGGGGTGTAA